The Channa argus isolate prfri chromosome 13, Channa argus male v1.0, whole genome shotgun sequence DNA window GAACCGAAGACAATTTTCCCCGGTataagacttttatttttagaaccACATGTCCATGAGCCTCAGCTGTTGCTTCTCTTTAGTGCTACTTAGCCAATGTCTGCATTCTAACATGCTAAAGTTGCTAAAACTGTTTGTAATCTGTCAATTGATTACAATTCAATAGTTTGACATGCGGAATTTGACAAAGTGGGACATTTGTAGTAGACATTTGTATTGACTCACATGGCAGAAGATCATGGCCTGTGCAATGGTAAGACTGCCATACAGATTACAGAGTGCTGTGAACTTGTCCTCTTTGTCCTTGCAGAGCACATAGAACTGCTTGATGGTGTCCAGAGTCTCTTCTTCGCGTTTCAGCTTGATGATATTTGGGTCGGGAACCACCTTCTCAGCAAACTTCCACACGGAGTCCTCGAAGGTTGCAGAAAAGAGGAGCATCTGACAGTCCTTGGTAAGCAGTCTGGGCCATCATGAAGAAAATAACCAAGGTTTAGtgaaaaaggcagagagagaaaagacattttatatttacgTATTGATAGGTTTATCTGAAAGGAAGGCACCTGTGGATGCGGATGCTCTGGTCCCGATGGCCCTGTGTGGCGATCATCACATCGGCCTCATCCAGCACAAACATAGTAATCTTCTTGGGGTCGATGAGCTTGTACTTAGTGCACCAGTCGAGGACTGTGCCCGGGGTTCCAATGACCATCTGCTCCTGCAACTTGTTGCCCCGCTCCACTGAACAGAAAGCAAAAACTCATGCAGTGAAACTACATTTTCACTGCTTGAAATTACAATTATAGCCACGACCTTACTTTTGTTTCCTCGTACGGCATATGCCAGATTGACATCTGGACAAAACTGGCCCATTTGTTCGATGACTTGGCCAATCTGCAGAGCAAGCTCGTACGTTGGCGAGATGCACAGGCACTGAAAGAACCAATTTTTAAATGGCGAATCCATTTCAGGATCTGTAGCTTTATATGGACACTGGCTGGCTTTGCTGATCATATCTTATGCTTACCTGAGTACACTTATTGGCTGGGTTCACATGGCTGAGCATGGCcagagaaaaagcagcagttttacCTGTGCCCGACTGTGACTGGGCGATCAGATTCTGAGGTCTGCAACcaggcaaaacacacacatagcatTTTTGACATTAATGACAAACGTACAATAGATAAGAGTACATTTATGAGGTGGAAGAACTTGTTGATAAGCAGAATGTTAATCGGCAACTACAGTCAATGGTCGATTTATTAAGTACACCTGCCCAATCACTGCAGagtgctgtattggattgcattagattggtTTGAGATTGCATTTCATtggtacaggtgtacctaatgaagtggccactGAGTGTTATTTCgtgactaaaaataaaagaaaaataaacttacGGTTGTGCCAACATCATGGGCAAAGCATTCTCCTGGATTCTGGAGGGTCTGTTAAAGCCCATGCTGTACACACCCTTCAGCAGCTCAGGCTTCCTATGAGTCGCATGTTTGAGAAGGATAATAATTTAAGACAAATGTctcttttgcaaatgtttggACACCCTTGGGCAaattacataatattttatagtttttttttgagtaaaataaGTACATACAACCCTTGCAGCAAACGTGAAACTTTCAAATGCATATGTCACTGTGGTATGTGCAAATGTTTGGGCGCCATCCGTCTAGTGGGGCCCATTGCAGATGTCAAATCTTAGAATCTACGcttacatttttgtaacaatACAGACCACAGATTCTGCTGTTAAATCATTCATACTCTGATTGCAGCTATAGATGATTAAATTATCTGGTAAGTTTTGGTTAATGTCACAAACAGGCTCTAAGCTGTGCAACACGTATCCCTGGGGCTGATAAATGAGCAGCTGTTCTGCCTCTGCTGAAGATGGGACCTTGGCATTGGTGTAAGACTCACGTAGCCAGACAACTTTATGATGCAATCTTCATCAGCAAGGCTGTCAAATTTAGCATAGAAAGTCACCTTGACATTTCTTCCTTAGTAGAAAAGGACGTGTCTTTCTTTTATAGTACGACTCTGTTCAGCCTTGCATGCAAATATGGGCCATCTGTCTGACCACAGCCTAACTGAAAACAGGAGTCGTTATCTTATACACATTCAGTTTATAGTCTGGATTTTTAAATTGATGAAATTGATGGATATCAATCAGGCTAAATGATCCACTTTATTGTTAAAAGCATAAACCATCAACTATAGGACTGAAGGCCTAACTAATGTGATGTCTCCGCTCAAGTCacaactaaaaaagaaaatatatttgtactTATAAAAACCTTCTACTTTAGATTATCTACTATGTTTGTCATACAGACTCACAGTCTCAGCTCCTCGAAGGTCTTCACGGAGTACAGGGGAGAGGTGGGGTCCCTCTGCAGAACCTCCACCTGGTTTCTGTTCCGCACCAGAGATCGACGGATCAGTTTGTTCAAGAGGGACTGCTCAGCCAGGTCCACTTTGTCCCCGTCTTTTCTGCAGCCTCCGTTTTCATTCTTCTCCGGCAAAATATTACCTGCCCAGGTGGAGAGAGACCACCAAAAACCACCATGAGTGGGCGGTAAACTTAAAACCTAGTTATTGGcgatattaataataattaaaaaacaaacaaacaaacaagttacCATTTATGTCTTCTGTCGCGGTAAGGGGGCCGTGCAATCGACTTACTTTTTTTGAGAAGTCAAACTAATCAGAGAAAATGTGGTTAGATCATATTATGGGCAAACAGCAAAGTGCGTGTTTCGCTGTCAAGCAGATAACATTAGCATGGGAAGCTAACATGCTAACCAACGACGGGCCAGCGGCCCCTCGGGGAAGTTGGACGTGACTTTTGGGCCAGGTCGCTCACCTTTTTTGACTTACCTTCATGGATGGAGTCGTAGCCTCCTGAACGTCCACGGCAAGCGCCCACGAGTCTTCGGACATTTTCAGGAATTACGGTTGTTTTCCTTGCgagccactttttttttttttagcaaaaagtTTGATGCCAGCGTGGATAACGTGCGTGAATATGCAGTTTACGACGTGCCGCTGTCCCGAGAACCACCCGCAAACCGCTAGACCGCACCACTGATGCTGGATTCACAAGCATTGGAAATgtcgactttttttttttttcacctgatCCATCAGAAAGAAGCAGTGTATATTTTCCCACAGCTGGCAACCTGTTACATATTTTATAACTGAGCGCATGTATAATTCATTGGCGTGACGTGTAACAGAACTTTTAAGAAACCACTAATTGCTAATGTATTATTTTGATTATATAAAAGTTAATAATACaatccattttctctctttgtttgaTAGTGTCTATGCAGATTACTTTTGTAATTACGTCACCGTTTTCTTGTTGCACCTGTTCAGCAGTTTTCTGTATAAAATGCAAAGACGACAAAGCGTTCAGTGGGGGTGTCTTTACATTTACGAGGTTGGTGTAGGACACTAAAGGCACCGTGGTATTCCCACCATGTTTGCAGCGTGAACCTGCTGACACACCCATCACTGATCTGCACCGAACCGCTACGTGCTAAGGTATTTCCCCATTTTATGTCAATGACCAATCCAATCTTTGTACAAACGCGTTAGAATAATTTACGCTAATATTACAGACGGTCTATTTTAAACTTACAGTGTAATTGTACTGTGTTATGTTggataaaatgttaaattatttagtttCCTCGTAACACTTGTTGTTGTAGTGTCGTGTAATACTGAAAGTACCAAAGTTTCTTAAAGTTAGTATTGATGTTTTACTCACTTTTCATTCAACATATCTGTCAAATCACttcttaaataaaaattttctaCAGCTCTTTGACAGTCGAGCTACAACTCCATAATCTGCCctttgtaaataatattttgtgaaaTAGAAACGTCAAAAACAACTTCCACCCAGGGACTTTCATGAAGCTCCtagcttttctggaaatggggttttaaaaactaaatgtatgaTTAGTGATTTTGTTTCAACCTTTATTTGTCATGCAACAGTACAAAAAGGTGACCAACTTTGTTGTACTttgttagtttaaaaatgtattttgaaggCTGCAAACTCCCCTAAAAAGGTTGGGTCAGAGGCAAACTAATACTAAAatctatttatgttttttatgaacAGCATTCTAGAATATTCCTAAATTGGCAACAGGTGGGAGGATTGTATTTAGTAAAATAAGCATTAACTAACTAAATTAAGTGGTGGGTTGGGGCTCACCACTTTTTGCCAAACTTTGTACAAAGAAaaaatcacttcaaaaagaTTCTTTTTATCAATGGAAGATTGCAAAAAATGTAGGTCCTTCACCATCTACAGTGTGTGGTATTTTAAGAAACGAGCAGAAACTGGTCActgctgaatgtgtgtgagctTTGAGGTGACCTTGCATGAGAAACCCTCATTCTGTTGTGATGAATATCACATAACACATGTAAAATTGTTGTCACTTAGCACAGTTTGCCACTACATCCAGACATGCAACCTAAAACTCCATTACACAAGGAGGAAGCCAGATATTTATACTGTGCACAAAACCCTGTCAAGTTCTCTGAGCCCGAGCTGATGTCAATCAAACACAGTGGAAACGTGTTCTGTGATCAGACGAGTTCAggtttctgcttgttttctggAAAAGTGAACGTTGGGTTCTGTGtgccaaagacaaaaaaaaaaagaccttccAGACTGTTATCGACGAAAGGTACAAAAGCCACTATCCGTGACACACAGAGTGTCTGTGCTTGACTGgccctgcctgcagtccagacctgtctCTGAAAATATATGAATCAGCCAACAGGGACAACAGACTGTTCAGGAGCTGAAGTCCTGTATCCAGAAAGAATGTGCTAATCATGAGCCAACTTTCAAAACTGCAACAACTGGTTTCCTCAGTTACTAAACAAtcaaaaagagcaaaaggaaAAGGTGATGTAACAcagttgtaaatatttttattaagtgtaatttttatctttattgaTACCCATGGAAAAATTGTCATTGGACCGTTGCACAGATGATGGCGCTACCGCAGGGGATTCACTGTGACGTGTTCAAGGATACTTTGGCACGTGGCCAAGAAGCAATGAGAATCAAAGCACCGACCTCCGGGGTTCTTactgcccaaaaaaaaaacacgtctGTGTTGTCAGCAGGATTCAAACTTGCTGTAGACTCCAGAGAATTTCTAGTCCATcaccttaaccactcggccatgACAACTTCAGAATATTTCTCTTTTCCAACTTTGAGTGTGTTGCATCaaactttacatttgcttttagtTAGAAAGTAAAATTATAAGTTGGTCACTGAAACACTGGAAATCTGTTCTTTGTAATTTTTCAGATAAATTAAGGTTTAAGTGAATCAACCAAATTCAGCAGATTTGAGTTTTTACGGCATTTTAGAGAATCCAGATCCTCTGTAAATGGGTGTAGATTTCCATCGTGTGAAATGATGACGAAAATATGTTCAGTCTTCTATGGCATAAagcaaaaaatacattcaattgTCAGTTGAAGACAAGAAATGAGGGACAGTTTGTCGTTTTTACTTTGCTACAGTAAATCACTCATGAATTTCATAAAGTGTTGCAGGTTAATTTAGTCTAAAACTACTTAATATCCTGTTAAGCCCTTGATAAAATCTGTTTCACGTGGGAACAAAACCATATCAGAAGTAGAAAACATTCATCAGTACTTCCTGTTCAGATGATAACATCATGTTTGATTACCTCGCGTAAGATGAGGACACAGACTCATTGTTCAAATTCGAGCTGAGACAATTACTGCACTAATTGATGAGTCAATCATTTTTATATGTCAGTTTTCatgcaaaaaagaggaaacattCCCCAGTTTCAACTTCTCAACTATGAggatttgcatgttttcttctCATCTAGTGTGATTCTGAGCTGAACATGTTTGACTGGCTTGCTCCtagacagacacaaaagcaaTTTGATGACATTAGGGTTTTTctttatgtgcatgtgtcacTGCTTGCCAGCATCTTACAGATCAAATGATTAACTGAGCTGATCATTTGCAGATTAATAGATAATGATGTGTTCAGTCATCTTTACCCCTTTTACCATTTGCCAGTCGTGGGAAAGAGAGAGTGGGCGATGGTGCATCagtgtgagcctgtgtgtgagAGGCTGAGATAAGAGTGTAAAGGCAGGTTgggtttggtgtgtgtgtgtgtgtggggggggggattgaACAGAATGAATATTATTGGCTGCAGGTTAATTCAATTTGGAAGCGGATGCTGAGTTTCAGCCaaccctcccacacacacacacacacacacacacacacacacacacacacacacacacacacacacacacacacacacacacacacacacacagacatctatTTTATCAACTGTACCAAAATgattataaatacatattagCTGCCAAAGGAAAAACAGATGGATCCAGTCGCGTGATCACAAAACATAGAGGCAGTCAAACATgcacaatttaaaaaccttATAGGAGATATTTTAGATGATGTGTGGGTGACATGTAGTTCTCCTTTTTCTACACATCTGTTCTTCTACGCACCACATCTTTCTCCCCATTCTCCTGATATTATAATACATGTCATCTGAACGGATCCCTTTGCTATCAAAAAGGATACCTGAATGGTTCCTGTTGTCACCGATGTCAGTGAGGGCTGGAGTGAGTGGGTGGGTGGTGCTGATGCTTTGAATGCGTAAGGGATGGGAGGGTGGGGGGATGTTTATTGGAAGGACTGGACCCTCTGTCTCAGCcactcgctcgctctctctctctctctctctctctagctctcTTTCTCGGGAGGAGAATTATAAATGAAACAGTTTTGGTAACCACATGTTGCAGCGCTTGATTGAACTGCTGCGGCAGCTCCTACCTACCTCCCCTCTCTTTGCATTGTACATCTAACTAACAATGTGCCCGCTGCATCTGTAGTTTCTGCCACCTGTGGCCGCACTTCGTTTCCCTCTACGCCACAAAGAGACACCAACAATAAAAAGGGGGAGctaaaagaggaggagaagagccGGAGGATATCTTTCCTGATAAGTGGACttctgacagacagagagagagagagagagagagagacacagagagagagacagaagtcCTCACTGCAGGTGACACAAATGAAAGGTAAGATAATGAGGCTGATCCCATGATCACATTGGATGCATTTTAATGCTGCAGACTGTCCGCCTAATGATGCACGTATTAAACATCCCTGTCATTTATGAATAGAGATAATTCCATCcgtgtcattttgttttcaatcaAGGAAAGGTCAGCTAGTTAGACAATGATTAAAACTGCCAGTCATGCATCATGTTTTCCAGTGTAAACAGGTGGTTTTAACAGGTGGTTGCTACAGAACCCACTCTCAGATTTCGGCACTGATGATCACATGTGGCACTGCTAATAGAAAATGTTAAGAGTTACGATGGGAAGATGGTGTTTCAGCATGCAGGGTGATTCATATGACTGAGCCGACCGGCAGAGAAGCACCCCGGGACTGCCACTTTTTAACACTAATTACTTTAATCTGAAATGCCACGAAGATAGGAAATCCAAGAGAAAGCAGCAGACACCTGCCACAGAGCTCAaggaaatgttcattttaaagcatAATGCTAACTTATTTAGAATTTGAATCCACATCGTCTTTCATTCCACATAAGTTATTTAATGATGCTCAGTGTCGGTGTCACGCCACTTGTTGTCACCTTTTCGCTGACGGCCACGGGGCATTTAGCAGTCTAGACATGCATGAATGGAAATCTTGCTTAATACACCTGTAAGAGGGACAAAGGGACATGTTGCTGTTGGATTCTCAACCTGTGGTTGACTGAACACATGATGGCAATGTtgagacacacaacacaattcTCTTTAACTGCGTCTGAATGACCTTTTCCTCGCCGCAAATAACCATGTGGTGCCTAAAATCTCTGCTCGGCAATTAGAAAGACTTGATCAAATTCGCTATTGATTATGAAGGACTTCTGATGTAGACTGTGAAAGTTGTGTCTGAAGAATTTCCTGAGTGATTAGttgttggttatttttttattttttttattttttttgtgtttcatatcTGGGACAGAGCTTACCTGTTGCTTTAATTGCAACCAGTCACAATATTACAAATAGTGGCCCACTTTAGAGATGTTACTGGTCAGTCTGCAGGCAAGCAAGCAGATTTGTCTCTATGGAAATTGCTTTCGTCATAACACTTCCTATCAAGGCTGTGCTGGGGCTCTGGTTGTGCAGCAGACACAGAGCCTCGGCAGCACACTAACCAAGATTGCGGGTAGAGGAGACAGCAGCAGTGAAGCACTGCCCCAAAGCAACAGATTATTATTGTATAATTTAACATATTATGCAACACTGTGTTCGTTACaaggcatttttaatttgaagggttttttttctatcaCATGGTGCTAAAAAGTGATCTGCTCTGCTTTTACATTGTTGGTGTGTTGGAACGATGATACCACAtcctaaatttgttttattgctgtgaCCTTTATCTCAAATGCCTGTGTCGCCCTCTTTAAGGCGCCTTGCTTTTACATCATATTGTAGGAGTTTATTGCGGTTCAAATACTATAAAAAACTGCTGCACTGAACAGACATTAGCAGCTTTCATCTAGTTTTGGAGTCTGTAATGAGACCCggctgtgtgtttgatgttaTTACTGTATAAAAAAGGGCTTAAAAAAAGGTGGAAAAGATGCttaatgttatgttaaataaatagtaaattaattctaaaatacaacaacaaaacaatcatTGCCAACTCATTTTGAATGAGTTTTACATGGACAGATTAAAGAGACACTAAAGAGTCAGTTAACACTGCCTGTCACTTTGTTGTAAGTTTACAAGATGTCCGAGCGCATGGcctttttaataatgtgagCAATATCTATAACACGTGGAGAATGTGTAACATTAGTCTGGTTTACATACCAACATACAGTAACGTGGAAGTTTTTGTATGGGTCAAACATATGTCACATTACTTAGGTAGAATGTTCCGATATCTGTACTAGTAGTTTTTACTATTACCTCCAACATTCTAATACAAATATCTTTCTAGTccctacatttttaaaacaggctTGTCACTTTGCATTTGAGGGAAATGATccgttttcttttaatttgcatCACTGCGCACTTGTAATTCGCTGTCCTGACCTGTGGATATTTCCTAGCAGCTATGTGCGGTGTGTTACAGTTGACAGCCCAGCTCTATTCTAATGTTCGCTTATATGTTTACAAGTTTGCTTATTACATATTAGTTGGGTCTCAGACAGATAtgtctgatgtgtttgtgtttatctgcATGCATACATTTATAATGTTTCAAGTTCTGTTGCTGACATcataaactgtaatttaaattgtgtgttatgtgaaatagaataatattttatttataatatagtAATTATATTAATTAGACTTGAGTTCCAGTTAGCTTTGCACAGAGACACCTGGTAGAAATGCACTTGTTACTTGTATAGTTTGAGTACAAGCCTGTACTTTTTCACCTTTACTTGAGTAACGATGTTGAATCAGTACTTTTACCCCAAAACTACTTTTaccaattgtttttttacacagataTCTGCACTTCTGCATAAGGAAAGAAACTGTGTACTTTTGCCACCTCTGGCTTTGCATAAATTATTTTAGCATATGGTTCTGGGGAAGGATGTATTATGATGAGTAAATCCTGCATCAAAACCATAGCTTGCATTCATTCCAAGAAAAGTGGTGcatacattgaaaaaaaaatttccgTCAAACGCTCTTCAGGACTCATGCCATGTTTTTGGGCCCATAAAGTCTGCGTACTAGTGACCTCCACCATGCCTCTCGTCGCTTTCTGCTTGCACACCTGAACGGGGCTTTACTAGACTTTCCAAACAATATTGGACCAAATATATCAAATGAATGATTGCAGAAATTGTGATACCACTTCTGGCCACTACATCAAATTTGCTTCACTGCCCAGTGCTGATCTTATGGACAAGGTTCAGGGACAATACAGAATGTAGTTCATCTGTGTTTTGGGAAGTGCCTGTGTGTGACAGGGATGGGTCACTCATGTTTCACAAACTCTCagcagtccctccaggattttgcagGCTCTTTGTGATTGTCATAACTTAAACCCCCTGATTTTTTGTGATGCGTTTTTTGCGTATGATGTTTTCAATTGCAAGGTTGCACAGAATACaaaaggtaatttaaaaaactgcttaaaCTATTAGAATCATTTAGCCTAAggtttgcttttcttctttagttttttcaacATCAGAACTAAATTAAttactaaaacaaacattttagtattgttttatgtttggcTTTCCATCCAGTTGGGCTAGTGAGCTGAAAAGTTGATTGATTTGATTCAGAATTACTTTGTTCGTTTATGTAATGTTACGACTGTTATAACAAGCACTTGCACAGGTAATTTAAGCTTTATCTGATCttaatattgcaaatatttGGCACTGACTCTTTCACTTGCTCTACAGAGCTGATACAAAATCTCTGGAGCAAAACAACATTGCTTCTTTAGGCAGTAGGTGAGTGTTGTAGCTCAGGAGATATATGGTCATATGATTGGCTAAAAGGTTCCCGGTTTAAATCCACCAGGCAGTGTGTGGACTCCAGTTTCCTCGCACAATCCAAAAACCATCCACGCTAGTCATttaaaattgcccataggtgttaatgtgagtgcaagtggttgtctgtctgcgtACACTATGTCTGTctgcgttggccctgagatagactggcgacctgtccggAATGTACCCCCCCTCTTGCCCTAtgatagctgggataggctccaaccccCTGAGACCCTAACTGAGGATGAGTAGTTacaaataatggatgaatgaaataatgacatgaatttaaatgatttctttgGCTATTTCAAATTGTTGGTCCAGTTATATATGTATGCATaatttatacatacatattaaaATCATTATAAGGCCTTtataagttatttttattacttttcctgtgatatttaaaaaaaagaattctgtattttgtctttatttgagTGAAGAAACAAGAGGAAGGTGAGGAATGTAACATGCAACAAAGGTCAACAGCATGATTTAAATTGTGGCATCTATGATGCTCTGTAGCTTTTGTTTTGGACCTGAAGCATGTAATGAGTTCTTCTTCCCTGTTTTTGCATGCGACAACAAACCAGACAACTTGCAACATGCCTGGACTCATTAACAAGGAGAACCGGAGCGCCTTGCCTCTCAGTGTCTCTGACATCACTTCATGTGTCAGGGGGTATACTTTGGCTCTAACAGCCTCCATGACCTATGAAAATATTGAGGATCATGCCATCGAAGGTGAGTGTATGCACCACAGGAGACTAATTTGTTTAACTCAGCCAGCCACTTTCAACCAATTTAAATCCACCCAGTGCTCCAAAAGACCCTAttgttaaattcatttttatcgACAGAATATGTGTAATTGCTTGTTTACCGTCTGTGCTTCAAGTTCtcgttgctttttttttttcctcgcCTGCTGCCTTTTAGGGATCTTCATTTATCCACTTGAAGAAAACTCCATTGTTGTGGGGTTTGAGGCCATGATATCCAGTCAAATTTTTACACTGCAAATCAAAGACAAGACAAAGATTGAAGACTGTTATCTGGATTGCTGCATCCCATCTAATGGAACCCTCCAGAGTGGCAGCGGTAAGATAAACCTGCTTCCGTCAATATGTTTGTATCAGCAATAGATTGTGTGTGTCTAACCTGAAACGGGTGACAAATAGTGGTGATCACACAGAAAATTATTAGTATTTTCCCTTTAGCATTTTAGCCACTTTGAGTTCATAGTTTTGATTTTATGGCAATTTTACTGTTGTCGCTTACTCTAACAGCTGTTAGAGATTCTAGTGATCTAGTGAGCATAGTGGAACTTTTATCGCCTACAAAGTCACATATTTGCCCCAGGAATAGGAAGACATACTATTATACTGGCAGAAAGATAATATTGGACACACATTTATCAGGTGAATACAAACATGACTTTAAATGAGTACTTATTGGAAGGGCTATTGCTCCATTTATCTATGCTGTGTCTGAGAAATGACCCACATTAGTGTCATCGGGGTCACCTCAGGTCAGACTACAACAACAGAAAGAATTGCCTTTGTTTTCCACTGTTGTGCTTGATAGAGACGCTTATGAGGAAAAGagtattttaaaatggacaaaatgtTGTATCATAGGAAATGTGGGATCTAATATTATTGGAATATGGCTCAGA harbors:
- the ddx19a gene encoding ATP-dependent RNA helicase DDX19A: MSEDSWALAVDVQEATTPSMKFDFSKKVSRLHGPLTATEDINGNILPEKNENGGCRKDGDKVDLAEQSLLNKLIRRSLVRNRNQVEVLQRDPTSPLYSVKTFEELRLKPELLKGVYSMGFNRPSRIQENALPMMLAQPPQNLIAQSQSGTGKTAAFSLAMLSHVNPANKCTQCLCISPTYELALQIGQVIEQMGQFCPDVNLAYAVRGNKMERGNKLQEQMVIGTPGTVLDWCTKYKLIDPKKITMFVLDEADVMIATQGHRDQSIRIHRLLTKDCQMLLFSATFEDSVWKFAEKVVPDPNIIKLKREEETLDTIKQFYVLCKDKEDKFTALCNLYGSLTIAQAMIFCHTRKMAAWLAAHLTKEGHKVALLSGEMTVEQRAAVIERFRNGKEKVLVTTNVCSRGIDVEQVSLVVNFDLPVDVDGNADNETYLHRIGRTGRFGRRGFAVNMVDSEHSMAIINQIEMHFNRRITKLDTDNLEEMEKLIS